A window of Piliocolobus tephrosceles isolate RC106 chromosome 13, ASM277652v3, whole genome shotgun sequence contains these coding sequences:
- the TIMM8B gene encoding mitochondrial import inner membrane translocase subunit Tim8 B, with protein MAELGEADEAELQRLVAAEQQKAQFTAQVHHFMELCWDKCVEKPGNRLDSRTENCLSSCVDRFIDTTLAITSRFAQIVQKGGQ; from the exons ATGGCGGAGCTGGGTGAAGCCGATGAAGCTGAGTTGCAGCGCCTGGTGGCCGCCGAACAGCAGAAGGCGCAGTTTACTGCACAG gtGCATCACTTCATGGAGTTATGTTGGGATAAATGTGTGGAGAAGCCAGGGAATCGCCTAGACTCTCGCACTGAAAATTGTCTCTCCAGCTGTGTAGACCGCTTCATTGACACCACTCTTGCCATCACCAGTCGGTTTGCCCAGATTGTACAGAAAGGAGGGCAGTAG